In Streptomyces sp. NBC_00448, the following are encoded in one genomic region:
- the infB gene encoding translation initiation factor IF-2 — translation MAKVRVYELAKEMGVESKVVMAKLQELGEFVRSASSTIEAPVVRKLTDAFQGPGGGNAGKSAAKPSAPRKTAPSPAAGRPGGTPKPAGPTPGAPARPAAPAAPKPADGPVTPAAPSGGATPPSGSGPRPGPKPAPAPKPAPAAPVPAAEFQAPPSAPTTPAAGQGQGQGQAAQGQRPGGAAPGPRPARPAPAGGQRDAGQRDGGRPGGNRPASGQGGQGGARPGAPRPAGPRPGNNPFTSGSTGMPRPGGASRPGGGQGGAPRPAGPGGGAPRPGGTPRPGGGQGGPGGSRPSPGGMPRPQSSGPRPNPGMMPQRPAPSTGGRPGGPGGRPGGGPGGRPGGPGGRPGGGGGFAGRPAGPGGGGRPGGGGGGFGGPRPGGGAPGGGGGFGPRPGGFGGRPGGPGGRGGTQGAFGRGPGGRPARGRKSKRQRRQEYEAMQAPSVGGVLLPRGNGQTVRLSRGASLTDFAEKINANPASLVQVMLNLGEMVTATQSVSDSTLELLAGEMNYVLEIVSPEEEDRELLESFSIEFGEDEGGEDALVSRPPVVTVMGHVDHGKTRLLDAIRKTNVVAGEAGGITQHIGAYQVATEVNGEERAITFIDTPGHEAFTAMRARGAKSTDIAILVVAANDGVMPQTIEALNHAKAADVPIVVAVNKIDVEGADPTKVRGQLTEFGLVAEEYGGDTMFVDISAKQGLHIDSLLEAVVLTADASLDLRANPKQDAQGIAIEAHLDRGRGAVATVLVQRGTLRVGDTMVVGDAYGRVRALLDDSGASVEEAAPSTPVLVLGLTNVPGAGDNFLVVDEDRTARQIAEKRAARERNAAFARKGRRFSLENLDEALKAGEVQELNLIIKGDASGSVEALESALLQLDVGEEVDIRVLHRGVGAVTESDINLATGSDAIVIGFNVRAAGRATQMAEREGVDVRYYSVIYQAIEEIEAALKGMLKPEYEEVELGTAEIREVFRSSKLGNIAGVLVRSGEVRRNTKARLLRDGKVIAENLNIEGLRRFKDDVTEIREGYEGGINLGNYNDIKIDDVIATYEMREKPRG, via the coding sequence CTCGACGATCGAGGCGCCGGTTGTCCGCAAACTGACTGACGCTTTCCAGGGACCCGGCGGCGGTAACGCCGGCAAGTCCGCTGCGAAGCCGTCCGCGCCGCGCAAGACGGCGCCCTCCCCGGCGGCAGGCCGCCCGGGAGGCACCCCCAAGCCGGCCGGCCCCACCCCGGGTGCGCCGGCCCGTCCGGCTGCCCCGGCGGCGCCCAAGCCGGCCGACGGTCCGGTGACCCCGGCCGCCCCGAGCGGTGGCGCCACGCCGCCGTCCGGTTCCGGCCCGCGGCCCGGCCCCAAGCCGGCCCCCGCGCCCAAGCCCGCGCCGGCCGCACCCGTGCCCGCCGCGGAGTTCCAGGCACCCCCGTCCGCGCCCACGACCCCGGCCGCAGGCCAGGGTCAGGGTCAGGGGCAGGCAGCCCAGGGCCAGCGTCCCGGTGGCGCCGCGCCCGGTCCGCGCCCGGCCCGTCCGGCTCCGGCCGGCGGTCAGCGCGACGCCGGTCAGCGTGACGGCGGCCGCCCCGGCGGCAACCGCCCCGCGTCCGGGCAGGGCGGCCAGGGCGGTGCCCGTCCCGGCGCTCCGCGCCCGGCCGGTCCGCGTCCCGGCAACAACCCGTTCACGTCCGGCTCCACCGGCATGCCGCGCCCCGGTGGCGCGTCGCGTCCCGGCGGCGGCCAGGGCGGTGCCCCGCGTCCCGCGGGTCCCGGCGGCGGTGCTCCGCGCCCCGGCGGCACCCCGCGTCCCGGTGGCGGTCAGGGCGGCCCCGGCGGCTCCCGTCCGTCCCCGGGCGGCATGCCCCGCCCGCAGTCCTCGGGCCCGCGCCCGAACCCGGGCATGATGCCGCAGCGTCCCGCGCCCTCCACGGGCGGCCGTCCCGGCGGTCCCGGTGGGCGTCCCGGCGGCGGCCCCGGTGGCCGTCCCGGCGGTCCCGGTGGGCGTCCCGGTGGCGGCGGCGGCTTCGCCGGCCGTCCGGCCGGTCCCGGTGGCGGCGGTCGTCCCGGTGGTGGCGGTGGCGGCTTCGGCGGTCCCCGTCCCGGTGGCGGTGCCCCCGGCGGCGGTGGCGGCTTCGGTCCGCGCCCCGGCGGTTTCGGCGGACGTCCGGGCGGCCCGGGTGGCCGTGGCGGAACGCAGGGCGCCTTCGGTCGCGGCCCCGGTGGCCGTCCGGCCCGAGGCCGTAAGAGCAAGCGTCAGCGGCGCCAGGAGTACGAGGCCATGCAGGCCCCGTCCGTGGGCGGCGTGCTGCTGCCCCGCGGCAACGGCCAGACCGTGCGCCTGTCGCGCGGTGCCTCGCTCACCGACTTCGCCGAGAAGATCAACGCCAACCCGGCGTCGCTCGTCCAGGTGATGTTGAACCTCGGCGAGATGGTCACCGCCACCCAGTCGGTGTCCGACTCCACCCTGGAGCTGCTCGCCGGCGAGATGAACTACGTGCTGGAGATCGTCAGCCCGGAGGAGGAGGACCGCGAGCTGCTCGAGTCGTTCTCCATCGAGTTCGGCGAGGACGAGGGCGGCGAGGACGCCCTGGTCTCCCGTCCGCCGGTGGTGACCGTCATGGGTCACGTCGACCACGGTAAGACCCGCCTGCTCGACGCGATCCGCAAGACCAACGTGGTCGCGGGCGAGGCCGGTGGCATCACCCAGCACATCGGTGCCTACCAGGTCGCCACCGAGGTCAACGGCGAAGAGCGCGCGATCACCTTCATCGACACCCCTGGTCACGAGGCGTTCACCGCCATGCGTGCCCGTGGTGCGAAGTCCACCGACATCGCGATCCTCGTGGTCGCGGCGAACGACGGTGTGATGCCGCAGACGATCGAGGCGCTCAACCACGCCAAGGCCGCGGACGTACCGATCGTGGTCGCGGTCAACAAGATCGACGTCGAGGGCGCCGACCCGACGAAGGTGCGCGGTCAGCTCACCGAGTTCGGCCTGGTCGCCGAGGAGTACGGCGGCGACACCATGTTCGTCGACATCTCCGCCAAGCAGGGCCTGCACATCGACAGCCTGCTGGAGGCCGTGGTCCTGACCGCGGACGCCTCGCTCGACCTGCGGGCCAACCCGAAGCAGGACGCGCAGGGCATCGCGATCGAGGCCCACCTCGACCGCGGCCGCGGCGCCGTGGCGACCGTCCTGGTCCAGCGCGGCACCCTGCGGGTCGGCGACACCATGGTGGTCGGCGACGCGTACGGCCGGGTCCGGGCCCTGCTCGACGACAGCGGCGCCAGCGTGGAGGAGGCGGCTCCGTCGACTCCGGTGCTGGTGCTCGGTCTGACCAACGTGCCCGGCGCGGGCGACAACTTCCTCGTCGTCGACGAGGACCGCACCGCCCGGCAGATCGCCGAGAAGCGTGCCGCCCGCGAGCGGAACGCGGCGTTCGCCCGCAAGGGCCGCAGGTTCTCGCTGGAGAACCTGGACGAGGCGCTCAAGGCCGGTGAGGTGCAGGAACTCAACCTCATCATCAAGGGCGACGCGTCCGGTTCGGTCGAGGCGCTGGAATCGGCACTGCTCCAGCTCGACGTCGGCGAGGAGGTCGACATCCGCGTGCTGCACCGTGGCGTGGGTGCGGTCACCGAGTCCGACATCAACCTGGCGACCGGCTCCGACGCCATCGTCATCGGCTTCAACGTGCGCGCCGCCGGGCGTGCCACCCAGATGGCCGAACGCGAAGGCGTCGACGTCCGCTACTACTCGGTGATCTACCAGGCCATCGAGGAGATCGAGGCGGCGCTCAAGGGCATGCTCAAGCCCGAGTACGAGGAGGTGGAGCTCGGCACCGCCGAGATCCGCGAGGTCTTCCGCTCCTCCAAGCTCGGCAACATCGCCGGTGTGCTGGTGCGCTCCGGCGAGGTCCGGCGCAACACCAAGGCCCGCCTGCTGCGCGACGGCAAGGTCATCGCGGAGAACCTCAACATCGAGGGCCTGCGCCGCTTCAAGGACGACGTCACCGAGATTCGTGAGGGTTACGAGGGCGGTATCAACCTCGGCAACTACAACGACATCAAGATCGACGACGTCATCGCCACCTACGAGATGCGGGAGAAGCCGCGCGGCTGA